A genomic region of Pseudochaenichthys georgianus chromosome 12, fPseGeo1.2, whole genome shotgun sequence contains the following coding sequences:
- the ier5l gene encoding immediate early response gene 5-like protein, with the protein MISTMECAADAQSLISISLMKIHNSRTQRGGIKLHKNLLVSYVLRNARQVYIKEKYAEIYRMQQYEEVMTVCNEIQELNPLDLDAEDAEDEEQAAAHARTSSAIFGCSPLDDGSKEPDPCYYRSCCMEPSPVPHCDQFTANNSSSSSSHCNKTTVLDLDTHVVTTVENGYLHQDCCCCDALQCGQGARSPARKRKVEFSCCVSDVEDVSDFTAARKRAKREDCCYSNIDYTDTSNISNLISIFGSGFSGLLSRQSDLEQICSKQVLASLGAWTRAIVAF; encoded by the coding sequence ATGATCAGCACCATGGAATGCGCAGCGGACGCGCAAAGCCTCATCTCCATTTCCTTAATGAAGATCCACAACTCCAGGACGCAGAGAGGGGGCATCAAGCTGCACAAAAACCTGCTGGTCTCCTATGTTCTGCGGAACGCCAGGCAGGTCTACATCAAGGAGAAATACGCGGAGATCTATCGCATGCAGCAGTACGAGGAGGTGATGACAGTCTGCAACGAGATCCAGGAGCTCAACCCTCTGGATCTGGACGCAGAGGACGCGGAGGATGAGGAGCAGGCAGCGGCGCACGCCCGGACATCAAGCGCTATTTTCGGCTGCTCTCCTCTCGATGACGGCAGCAAGGAACCGGATCCCTGCTACTACCGGAGCTGCTGCATGGAGCCTTCGCCCGTGCCACACTGTGACCAGTTCACcgccaacaacagcagcagcagcagctcgcaCTGCAACAAAACCACAGTGCTGGACTTGGACACGCATGTGGTGACCACGGTGGAGAACGGATACCTCCACcaggactgctgctgctgcgacgCGCTCCAATGCGGACAGGGCGCGCGGTCTCCGGCGAGGAAACGGAAGGTGGAGTTCAGCTGCTGTGTCTCTGATGTGGAGGACGTTTCAGATTTTACAGCGGCGAGGAAACGGGCGAAACGCGAGGACTGCTGCTACTCCAACATAGACTACACGGACACTTCCAACATCTCCAACCTGATCTCCATCTTCGGCTCGGGGTTCTCGGGGCTGCTCAGCAGACAGTCGGACTTGGAGCAGATCTGTAGCAAACAGGTCCTGGCCAGCCTGGGGGCGTGGACACGAGCTATTGTGGCGTTTTAA